In a single window of the Streptomyces sp. NBC_00091 genome:
- the metK gene encoding methionine adenosyltransferase produces MSRRLFTSESVTEGHPDKIADQISDTILDALLRVDPTSRVAVETLITTGLVHIAGEVTTKAYAPIAQLVREKILEIGYDSSKKGFDGASCGVSVSIGAQSPDIAQGVDTAYEQRVEGEGDELDKQGAGDQGLMFGYATDETPELMPLPIHIAHRLSRRLSEVRKNATIPYLRPDGKTQVTIEYDGDKPVRLDTVVVSTQHAADIELDTLLAPDIREFVVEHVLAQLAQEGIKLDTAGYRLLVNPTGRFEIGGPMGDAGLTGRKIIIDTYGGMARHGGGAFSGKDPSKVDRSAAYAMRWVAKNVVAAGLAARCEVQVAYAIGKAEPVGLFVETFGTAKVDAQKIEDAIGEVFDLRPAAIIRDLDLLRPIYAQTAAYGHFGRELPDFTWERTDRVDALRAAAGL; encoded by the coding sequence ATGTCCCGTCGTCTGTTCACCTCGGAGTCCGTGACCGAGGGCCACCCCGACAAGATCGCCGACCAGATCAGCGACACGATCCTGGACGCGCTGCTGCGCGTGGACCCCACCTCGCGCGTGGCCGTGGAGACCCTGATCACCACCGGTCTCGTGCACATCGCGGGCGAGGTGACGACGAAGGCGTACGCGCCGATCGCCCAGCTCGTCCGGGAGAAGATCCTCGAGATCGGCTACGACTCGTCCAAGAAGGGCTTCGACGGCGCCTCCTGCGGGGTTTCGGTGTCCATCGGGGCGCAGTCCCCGGACATCGCGCAGGGGGTGGATACCGCCTATGAGCAGCGGGTCGAGGGTGAGGGCGACGAGCTGGACAAGCAGGGAGCCGGCGACCAGGGACTGATGTTCGGGTACGCGACGGACGAGACGCCCGAGCTGATGCCGCTGCCGATCCACATCGCGCACCGGCTGTCCCGGCGGCTGTCGGAGGTCCGCAAGAACGCGACCATCCCCTACCTGCGTCCCGACGGCAAGACCCAGGTCACCATCGAGTACGACGGCGACAAGCCGGTCCGGCTGGACACGGTCGTCGTGTCCACCCAGCACGCGGCCGACATCGAGCTGGACACGCTGCTGGCCCCGGACATCCGGGAGTTCGTGGTGGAGCACGTGCTGGCGCAGCTGGCCCAGGAGGGCATCAAGCTGGACACCGCGGGCTACCGGCTGCTGGTCAACCCGACCGGGCGCTTCGAGATCGGCGGCCCGATGGGTGACGCCGGCCTGACCGGCCGCAAGATCATTATTGATACGTACGGCGGCATGGCCCGTCACGGTGGCGGCGCCTTCTCCGGCAAGGACCCGTCGAAGGTCGACCGCAGCGCCGCGTACGCGATGCGCTGGGTCGCCAAGAACGTGGTCGCCGCCGGTCTGGCGGCGCGCTGCGAGGTGCAGGTCGCCTACGCCATCGGCAAGGCCGAGCCGGTGGGTCTGTTCGTGGAGACCTTCGGCACCGCCAAGGTCGATGCCCAGAAGATCGAGGACGCCATCGGCGAGGTCTTCGACCTGCGTCCGGCGGCCATCATCCGCGACCTCGACCTGCTGCGGCCGATCTACGCCCAGACCGCCGCCTACGGCCACTTCGGCCGCGAGCTGCCGGACTTCACCTGGGAGCGCACCGACCGCGTCGACGCCCTGCGCGCCGCCGCCGGGCTCTAA
- a CDS encoding GNAT family N-acetyltransferase, with protein sequence MTNRTAPQLTFTRHTPAAARALAGELLAVYAEVYDVPPYIGDSFFSVETYGERLTAAFDMEGFEVVTGHLDDGALAGYVHGVTLASDRSWWTSLTDQLPPDVTDAAEAGNVFWLRELMVLPEHTSQGIGRALHDEMVAGRAEPWTTLTCIIDNEPARSAYSRWGYEVIGRIKHAPESPVYDAMLLPPSSR encoded by the coding sequence ATGACCAATCGCACCGCGCCACAGCTCACCTTCACCCGCCATACCCCGGCGGCGGCCCGCGCCCTGGCCGGCGAACTCCTCGCCGTCTACGCAGAGGTGTACGACGTCCCCCCGTACATCGGTGACTCCTTCTTCTCCGTGGAGACGTACGGTGAGCGGCTCACCGCCGCCTTCGACATGGAAGGGTTCGAGGTCGTCACCGGCCATCTCGATGACGGCGCCCTCGCCGGATACGTTCACGGCGTCACCCTCGCCTCGGACCGGTCCTGGTGGACCTCCCTCACCGATCAGCTGCCCCCCGACGTCACCGACGCGGCTGAGGCCGGGAACGTGTTTTGGCTGCGGGAGCTGATGGTCCTGCCGGAGCACACGAGCCAGGGCATTGGCCGGGCGCTGCACGATGAGATGGTGGCTGGGCGCGCCGAGCCGTGGACCACGCTCACTTGCATCATCGACAACGAGCCAGCCCGATCCGCGTACTCGCGCTGGGGCTACGAGGTCATCGGTCGCATCAAGCATGCCCCCGAATCCCCGGTCTACGACGCGATGCTCCTGCCGCCTTCGTCACGCTGA
- a CDS encoding 3-hydroxyacyl-CoA dehydrogenase family protein produces the protein MSQSPHRTVTVIGAGTIGLGWITLFLEYGLHVRVNSRRPDAPRIVTEALRRCAAHLPEGADGRLGFEPDLERAVERADVVVESVPEDLEVKQALFARVGEAARAEALLLSSTSALHPDSLGARMADSGRLVVAHPFDPPYVVPLVELVPGELTAPEAVREAVAFFESLGRVPVVLRRPIPAFAAARLQSALLRESVYLVREGVVSAEELDRVVTHCVGPRWAAAGPFLASRLDRERPPLDEAVRAFLGEQAERAYGAVSREAQLRERDARQARVVRALPQDTP, from the coding sequence ATGAGCCAGTCCCCGCACCGCACGGTCACGGTGATCGGCGCGGGCACGATCGGCCTGGGCTGGATCACCCTGTTCCTGGAGTACGGGCTGCACGTGCGGGTCAACAGCCGGCGCCCGGACGCCCCGAGGATCGTCACCGAGGCCCTGCGGCGGTGCGCCGCGCACCTGCCGGAGGGGGCCGACGGGCGGCTCGGCTTCGAGCCGGACCTGGAGCGGGCCGTCGAGCGGGCGGACGTGGTCGTGGAGAGCGTGCCGGAGGACCTGGAGGTCAAGCAGGCCCTGTTCGCGCGCGTCGGCGAGGCCGCGCGCGCCGAGGCGCTGCTGCTGTCCTCCACCTCCGCCCTGCACCCCGACAGCCTGGGCGCCCGGATGGCCGACTCCGGCCGGCTCGTGGTGGCGCACCCCTTCGACCCGCCGTACGTGGTGCCGCTGGTGGAGCTGGTGCCCGGTGAGCTGACCGCGCCGGAGGCCGTACGGGAGGCCGTCGCGTTCTTCGAGTCCCTGGGCCGGGTGCCGGTGGTGCTGCGCCGGCCGATCCCGGCGTTCGCGGCCGCCCGGCTGCAGTCCGCGCTGCTGCGCGAGTCCGTGTACCTGGTGCGCGAGGGGGTCGTCTCCGCCGAGGAGCTCGACCGGGTGGTCACGCACTGCGTCGGGCCGCGCTGGGCCGCGGCGGGCCCGTTCCTCGCCTCCCGCCTGGACCGGGAGCGGCCCCCGCTGGACGAGGCCGTCCGCGCCTTCCTGGGCGAGCAGGCGGAGCGGGCCTACGGGGCGGTGTCCCGCGAGGCGCAGCTGCGCGAGCGCGACGCCCGCCAGGCCCGCGTGGTCCGCGCCCTGCCGCAGGACACCCCGTAG
- a CDS encoding AfsR/SARP family transcriptional regulator has translation MRFNLIGPFEIVTDDGRTYQPGTPKVCQTLALLLTRPGEIVTAEALIRELWGENPPRSAVTTLQTYVYHARRMFTQEELVPADRCLIVTSPPGYAIQVDDSEVDIRIFERLVTRARHELAEDDALRALRTVRQALDLWRGPALSNFPAGDVLAGHIVHLEELRIRAFETRIEAQERLGRHRESIPELRKLINDYPLNEWFHSRLIGALGAAGRRAEALQAYQKVRRLLADELGLEPSPELKQLQVGLLSPAPRREPAVARAGA, from the coding sequence ATGCGCTTCAATCTCATCGGCCCATTCGAAATCGTCACCGACGACGGCAGGACCTACCAGCCCGGAACCCCCAAGGTCTGCCAGACGCTCGCGCTGCTCCTCACCCGGCCCGGGGAGATCGTCACGGCCGAGGCCCTCATCCGGGAGCTGTGGGGCGAGAACCCCCCGCGCAGCGCCGTCACCACGCTCCAGACGTACGTCTACCACGCCCGCCGGATGTTCACCCAGGAGGAGCTGGTACCCGCCGACCGCTGCCTGATCGTCACCAGCCCGCCCGGCTACGCGATCCAGGTCGACGACTCCGAGGTCGACATCCGCATCTTCGAGCGGCTCGTCACCCGGGCCCGCCACGAACTCGCCGAGGACGACGCGCTCAGGGCCCTGCGCACGGTCCGCCAGGCACTCGACCTCTGGCGCGGGCCCGCCCTGTCGAACTTCCCCGCCGGCGACGTGCTCGCCGGACACATCGTGCACCTCGAGGAACTGCGCATCAGGGCCTTCGAGACCCGCATCGAGGCACAGGAGCGGCTCGGCCGGCACCGCGAGTCCATCCCCGAGCTGCGCAAGCTCATCAACGACTACCCGCTCAACGAGTGGTTCCACAGCCGGCTCATCGGGGCGCTCGGCGCCGCCGGCCGCCGCGCGGAGGCCCTCCAGGCCTACCAGAAGGTGCGCAGGCTGCTCGCCGACGAACTGGGCCTGGAGCCCTCCCCGGAGCTCAAGCAGCTCCAGGTGGGCCTGCTCAGCCCGGCCCCCCGCCGGGAGCCGGCGGTGGCGCGCGCCGGGGCCTGA
- a CDS encoding amino acid adenylation domain-containing protein has translation MTLQETSVLEPTLRGTKTLPDLLAERVAEHPEAIAVAYREEKLTYRELASRSSALAEYLRHLGVSADDCVGLFVEPSIDLMVGAWGILGAGAAYLPLSPEYPEDRLRYMIENSQAKIILAQQRLVSRLRELAPQDVRVVTLRDSEAFVLPEGHELPAIEGARPDTLAYVIYTSGSTGKPKGVMIEHRSIVNQLGWLRETYAIDRSKVILQKTPMSFDAAQWEILSPANGATVVMGAPGVYADPEGLIETIVKHNVTTLQCVPTLLQGLIDTEKFPECVSLQQIFSGGEALSRLLAIQTTQEMPGRALINVYGPTETTINSSSFVVEPADLDEGPQSISIGAPVHGTTYHILDKETLKPVGVGEIGELYIGGVQLARGYLHRPDLTVERFLDIELEEGAEPTRLYKTGDLGQWNADGTVQFAGRADNQVKLRGYRVELDEISLAIENHDWVRNAAVIVKNDGRTGFQNLIACVELSEKEAALMDQGNHGSHHASKKSKLQVKAQLSNPGLRDDAELAGRKAFDLEGAEPTPEQRARVFARKTYRFYEGGAVTEADLLGLLGAKVTAAYSRKAADLAPSELGQILRWFGQYLSEERLLPKYGYASPGALYATQMYFELEGVGGLKPGYYYYQPVRHQLVLISEKAATGKPTAHIHFIGKKSGIEPVYKNNIQEVLEIETGHIVGLFEQVLPSYGLDIRDHSFEPAVREVLDVADEDYYLGTFELVPHAGEREDHAEVYVQTHGGKVATLPEGQYRYADGKLTRFSDDIVLKKQVIAINQSVYQAASFGISVVSRAPEEWLHYVTLGKKLQHLMMNGLGLGFMSSGYSSKTGNPLPASRRIDSVLQANGLETGPSYFFVGGRVSDEQLGHEGMREDSVHMRGPAELIRDDLVSFLPDYMIPNRVVVFERLPLSANGKIDAKALAVSDQVNAELVERPFVAPRTETEKEIAEVWGKALRRESVSVQDDFFESGGNSLIAVGLVRELNSRLGVSLPLQTVLESPTVEKLARRLEREVAQESSRLVRLHAETGKQKPVLCWPGLGGYPMNLRTLAGEIGLGRSFYGVQSHGINEGETPYETIVEMAKADIEAIKELQPAGPYTLWGYSFGARVAFETAFQLEQAGEKVENLFLIAPGSPKVRAENGKVWGREASFANRAYTTILFSVFTGTISGPDLDTCLETVTDEASFAEFISELKGIDVDLAKRIISVVGQTYEFEYSFRELAERTLQAPISIFKAEGDDYSFLENASGYSAEPPTVIDLDADHYSLLRDDIGELVKHIRYLLGE, from the coding sequence ATGACTCTTCAGGAGACCAGCGTGCTCGAGCCCACCCTGCGCGGCACCAAGACGTTGCCCGACCTGCTCGCCGAGAGAGTGGCCGAGCACCCCGAGGCGATCGCCGTCGCCTACCGGGAGGAGAAGCTGACCTACCGTGAGCTGGCTTCCAGGAGCTCGGCCCTGGCCGAGTACCTGAGACACCTCGGCGTGTCCGCGGACGACTGCGTCGGCCTCTTCGTCGAGCCGTCCATCGACCTGATGGTCGGAGCGTGGGGCATCCTGGGCGCCGGCGCCGCCTACCTGCCGCTGTCCCCGGAGTACCCCGAGGACCGGCTCCGCTACATGATCGAGAACAGCCAGGCGAAGATCATCCTGGCGCAGCAGCGCCTGGTGTCCCGGCTGCGCGAACTGGCCCCGCAGGACGTCAGGGTCGTCACCCTGCGCGACTCCGAGGCCTTCGTCCTGCCCGAGGGCCACGAGCTCCCCGCCATCGAGGGCGCCCGCCCGGACACCCTCGCGTACGTCATCTACACCTCCGGCAGCACGGGCAAGCCGAAGGGTGTGATGATCGAGCACCGCAGCATCGTCAACCAGCTCGGCTGGCTGCGCGAGACCTACGCGATCGACCGCAGCAAGGTCATCCTGCAGAAGACCCCGATGAGCTTCGACGCCGCCCAGTGGGAGATCCTCTCCCCGGCCAACGGCGCCACCGTCGTCATGGGCGCCCCCGGCGTCTACGCCGACCCCGAGGGCCTCATCGAGACCATCGTCAAGCACAACGTGACCACCCTCCAGTGCGTCCCGACCCTGCTCCAGGGCCTGATCGACACCGAGAAGTTCCCCGAGTGCGTCTCCCTCCAGCAGATCTTCAGCGGTGGCGAGGCACTCTCCCGCCTGCTGGCGATCCAGACCACGCAGGAGATGCCCGGCCGGGCCCTGATCAACGTCTACGGGCCGACCGAGACCACCATCAACTCGTCCTCCTTCGTGGTGGAGCCCGCCGACCTGGACGAGGGACCGCAGTCCATCTCCATCGGCGCCCCGGTGCACGGCACCACCTACCACATCCTCGACAAGGAGACCCTCAAGCCGGTCGGCGTCGGCGAGATCGGCGAGCTGTACATCGGCGGCGTCCAGCTGGCGCGCGGCTACCTGCACCGCCCCGACCTGACCGTCGAGCGCTTCCTCGACATCGAGCTCGAGGAGGGCGCCGAGCCCACCCGCCTGTACAAGACGGGCGACCTGGGCCAGTGGAACGCGGACGGCACCGTGCAGTTCGCCGGCCGCGCCGACAACCAGGTCAAGCTGCGCGGCTACCGCGTCGAGCTGGACGAGATATCCCTGGCGATCGAGAACCACGACTGGGTCCGCAACGCCGCGGTCATCGTCAAGAACGACGGCCGCACCGGCTTCCAGAACCTGATCGCCTGCGTCGAGCTGAGCGAGAAGGAAGCCGCCCTGATGGACCAGGGCAACCACGGCTCCCACCACGCGTCGAAGAAGAGCAAGCTCCAGGTCAAGGCGCAGCTGTCCAACCCGGGCCTGCGCGACGACGCGGAGCTCGCCGGCCGCAAGGCCTTCGACCTCGAGGGCGCCGAGCCCACCCCCGAGCAGCGCGCCCGGGTGTTCGCCCGCAAGACGTACCGCTTCTACGAGGGCGGCGCGGTCACCGAGGCGGACCTGCTCGGCCTCCTCGGCGCGAAGGTCACCGCGGCCTACTCGCGCAAGGCGGCCGACCTGGCCCCGTCCGAGCTGGGTCAGATCCTGCGCTGGTTCGGCCAGTACCTCAGCGAGGAGCGGCTGCTCCCGAAGTACGGCTACGCCTCGCCGGGCGCCCTGTACGCGACGCAGATGTACTTCGAGCTCGAGGGCGTCGGCGGTCTGAAGCCCGGTTACTACTACTACCAGCCGGTCCGCCACCAGCTCGTCCTCATCAGCGAGAAGGCCGCCACCGGCAAGCCCACCGCGCACATCCACTTCATCGGCAAGAAGAGCGGCATCGAGCCGGTCTACAAGAACAACATCCAGGAAGTCCTGGAGATCGAGACCGGCCACATCGTCGGCCTCTTCGAGCAGGTGCTGCCGTCCTACGGCCTCGACATCCGCGACCACTCCTTCGAGCCCGCGGTCCGCGAGGTCCTGGACGTGGCCGACGAGGACTACTACCTGGGCACCTTCGAGCTCGTCCCGCACGCGGGCGAGCGCGAGGACCACGCCGAGGTCTACGTCCAGACGCACGGCGGGAAGGTCGCGACCCTCCCCGAGGGCCAGTACCGCTACGCGGACGGCAAGCTGACCCGCTTCTCGGACGACATCGTCCTCAAGAAGCAGGTCATCGCGATCAACCAGTCGGTGTACCAGGCCGCCAGCTTCGGCATCAGCGTGGTCAGCCGGGCGCCGGAGGAGTGGCTGCACTACGTCACCCTCGGCAAGAAGCTCCAGCACCTGATGATGAACGGCCTGGGCCTGGGCTTCATGTCCTCCGGCTACAGCTCCAAGACCGGCAACCCGCTGCCGGCCTCGCGCCGCATCGACTCCGTCCTCCAGGCCAACGGCCTCGAGACCGGTCCGTCGTACTTCTTCGTCGGCGGCCGCGTCAGCGACGAGCAGCTCGGCCACGAGGGCATGCGCGAGGACAGCGTCCACATGCGCGGTCCGGCGGAGCTGATCCGCGACGACCTCGTCAGCTTCCTGCCGGACTACATGATCCCCAACCGGGTCGTGGTCTTCGAGCGGCTGCCGCTGTCCGCCAACGGCAAGATCGACGCGAAGGCGCTGGCCGTCTCCGACCAGGTCAACGCCGAGCTGGTGGAGCGTCCCTTCGTCGCCCCGCGCACGGAGACCGAGAAGGAGATCGCGGAGGTCTGGGGCAAGGCCCTGCGCCGCGAGAGCGTCTCGGTCCAGGACGACTTCTTCGAGTCGGGCGGCAACTCGCTGATCGCCGTCGGCCTCGTCCGCGAGCTCAACTCGCGCCTGGGCGTCTCCCTGCCGCTGCAGACCGTCCTGGAGTCCCCGACCGTCGAGAAGCTCGCCCGCCGCCTGGAGCGCGAGGTCGCCCAGGAGTCCTCGCGCCTGGTGCGCCTGCACGCGGAGACCGGCAAGCAGAAGCCGGTGCTGTGCTGGCCGGGCCTGGGCGGCTACCCGATGAACCTGCGCACCCTGGCCGGCGAGATCGGTCTCGGCCGCTCGTTCTACGGCGTCCAGTCCCACGGCATCAACGAGGGCGAGACCCCGTACGAGACCATCGTCGAGATGGCCAAGGCGGACATCGAGGCCATCAAGGAGCTCCAGCCGGCCGGTCCCTACACCCTGTGGGGCTACTCCTTCGGCGCCCGCGTGGCCTTCGAGACCGCCTTCCAGCTGGAGCAGGCGGGCGAGAAGGTGGAGAACCTCTTCCTGATCGCCCCGGGTTCGCCGAAGGTGCGCGCCGAGAACGGCAAGGTGTGGGGCCGTGAGGCCTCCTTCGCCAACCGCGCCTACACGACGATCCTCTTCTCCGTGTTCACCGGCACCATTTCCGGCCCGGACCTGGACACGTGCCTGGAGACCGTGACGGACGAGGCGTCCTTCGCCGAGTTCATCAGCGAGCTCAAGGGCATCGACGTCGACCTCGCCAAGCGGATCATCTCGGTCGTGGGCCAGACCTACGAATTCGAGTACTCGTTCCGCGAGCTGGCCGAGCGCACCCTCCAGGCGCCGATCAGCATCTTCAAGGCGGAGGGCGACGACTACTCGTTCCTCGAGAACGCCAGCGGTTACTCGGCCGAGCCGCCGACGGTCATCGACCTCGACGCCGACCACTACAGCCTGCTGCGCGACGACATCGGCGAGCTGGTCAAGCACATCCGCTACCTGCTCGGTGAGTAA
- a CDS encoding ribose-phosphate diphosphokinase: MLLFSGRAHPELAEAIAAELGTELVPTKAIDFANGEIYIRYHASVRGADCFVIQSHTAPINKSIMEQLIMIDALKRASARSITVILPFYGYARQDRKHSGREPISARLVADLLKTAGADRILTVDLHADQIQGFFDGPVDHLFAMPVLADYIGSKVDREALTVVSPDAGRVRVADGWCDRLGAPLAIVHKRRDKDVAHQVTAHEVVGEVRDRVCVLVDDMIDTGGTICAAADALFAQGARDVIVAATHGVLSGPAADRLKTSRVSEFVFTDTLPVPGALGIDKVTVLSIAPLIAGASREVFENGSVTRLLQSR, translated from the coding sequence ATGCTGCTCTTCTCGGGGCGCGCACACCCCGAGCTGGCCGAGGCCATCGCGGCCGAGCTGGGCACGGAGCTGGTCCCGACGAAGGCGATCGACTTCGCCAACGGCGAGATCTACATCCGCTACCACGCCTCCGTGCGCGGTGCGGACTGCTTCGTGATCCAGAGCCACACGGCCCCGATCAACAAGTCGATCATGGAACAGCTCATCATGATCGACGCGTTGAAGCGGGCCTCGGCGCGCAGCATCACGGTGATCCTGCCGTTCTACGGGTACGCGCGCCAGGACCGCAAGCACAGCGGCCGGGAACCCATCTCGGCCCGCCTGGTGGCGGACCTGCTCAAGACCGCCGGCGCGGACCGGATCCTGACGGTCGATCTGCACGCCGACCAGATCCAGGGATTCTTCGACGGTCCGGTGGACCACCTGTTCGCCATGCCGGTCCTCGCGGACTACATCGGCTCCAAGGTGGACCGCGAGGCCCTCACCGTCGTCTCGCCCGACGCCGGCCGCGTGCGGGTGGCGGACGGCTGGTGCGACCGCCTGGGCGCGCCGCTGGCCATCGTGCACAAGCGGCGCGACAAGGACGTGGCCCACCAGGTCACGGCCCACGAGGTGGTCGGCGAGGTCCGAGACCGGGTCTGCGTCCTGGTCGACGACATGATCGACACCGGTGGCACGATCTGTGCCGCCGCCGACGCCCTGTTCGCGCAGGGTGCTCGGGACGTCATCGTGGCGGCCACGCACGGGGTGCTCTCGGGCCCCGCGGCGGACCGCCTGAAGACCTCTCGCGTCAGCGAGTTCGTCTTCACGGACACCCTGCCGGTGCCCGGAGCGCTGGGAATCGACAAGGTCACCGTCCTGTCGATCGCCCCGCTCATCGCGGGTGCCTCACGCGAGGTGTTCGAGAACGGATCAGTAACCCGGCTCCTGCAGAGCCGGTGA
- a CDS encoding alkene reductase, with translation MSEKLFEPVTLGKLALSNRVVMAPMSRNRATAEGLATDLMATYYGQRAGAGLIITEGIQPSVTGQGFGNSPGLHSQEQAASWKPVTEAVHARGGLIVAQIMHCGRIGHPSLYPSGHQSVAPSAVTAAGQAYGPEGPLAYPEPRALTVEEIAAIVKEFADSAELAIEAGFDGVEVHAGNGFLLHQFLAENSNQRTDQYGGSVENRVRFAIEVIEAVSERIGADRVGVRISPSNPYNDIVEGDTHAIYEALVAALPPIAFLHILEGGNRDHIAALRAQWTGTIILCPHPENGVVVNAEIATEALETGVACAVAFGASFVANPDLPERIRTGAALAEADQTKLYGGDHTGYTDYPTLEEAGAA, from the coding sequence ATGTCCGAGAAGCTGTTCGAGCCGGTCACTCTGGGGAAGCTGGCCCTGAGCAACCGAGTGGTCATGGCACCCATGTCCCGCAACCGGGCCACCGCCGAGGGCCTGGCCACCGATCTGATGGCCACCTACTACGGTCAGCGCGCGGGCGCGGGCCTGATCATCACCGAGGGCATCCAGCCCAGCGTCACCGGCCAGGGCTTCGGCAACAGCCCGGGTCTGCACTCGCAGGAGCAGGCCGCGTCCTGGAAGCCGGTCACCGAGGCCGTGCACGCCCGCGGCGGCCTGATCGTGGCGCAGATCATGCACTGCGGCCGCATCGGCCACCCCTCGCTGTACCCGAGCGGTCACCAGTCGGTCGCCCCGTCCGCCGTCACCGCCGCCGGCCAGGCCTACGGCCCCGAGGGCCCGCTGGCCTACCCGGAGCCGCGCGCCCTGACGGTCGAGGAGATCGCCGCGATCGTCAAGGAGTTCGCGGACTCCGCCGAGCTCGCCATCGAGGCCGGCTTCGACGGCGTGGAGGTCCACGCGGGCAACGGCTTCCTGCTCCACCAGTTCCTGGCGGAGAACTCCAACCAGCGCACCGACCAGTACGGCGGCTCGGTCGAGAACCGCGTCCGTTTCGCGATCGAGGTGATCGAGGCGGTCTCCGAGCGCATCGGCGCCGACCGCGTCGGCGTGCGCATCTCGCCGTCGAACCCGTACAACGACATCGTCGAGGGCGACACCCACGCCATCTACGAGGCGCTCGTCGCGGCCCTGCCGCCCATCGCCTTCCTGCACATCCTCGAGGGCGGCAACCGCGACCACATCGCGGCCCTGCGCGCGCAGTGGACCGGCACGATCATCCTGTGCCCCCACCCGGAGAACGGCGTCGTCGTCAACGCCGAGATCGCCACCGAGGCCCTGGAGACCGGCGTGGCCTGTGCCGTCGCCTTCGGCGCGTCCTTCGTCGCCAACCCGGACCTGCCGGAGCGCATCCGCACCGGCGCCGCGCTGGCCGAGGCCGACCAGACCAAGCTCTACGGCGGCGACCACACCGGCTACACGGACTACCCGACGCTCGAAGAAGCCGGCGCCGCGTGA
- a CDS encoding pseudouridine-5'-phosphate glycosidase: MSASSGIPVVYTEEVREALHDGAAVVALESNVITHGLPYPDNAATARKVEDAVRAGGAVPATICIEAGEIRVGMSDSDIERFASLPNIPKVSSRDLPVVLAQGGLGATTVASSVVAAELAGIPFFSSAGIGGVHRGAQDTWDVSSDLIQFTRSKVAVVCAGAKMILDLGLTLEYLETQCVPVVAYRSDDFPAFYCRTSGHKAPHRLDDEQVIARAVEAHWALGNNSSFLITTPVREEDAIDSVEVDTAIRAAVAEATRDGVSGQAITKYLMRAVDAATDGRSAKANMAVLASCAEAAGRLAVAHSKHLAELAGR, translated from the coding sequence ATGAGCGCAAGCAGCGGCATCCCCGTCGTCTACACCGAGGAGGTCCGCGAGGCCCTCCACGACGGCGCGGCCGTCGTCGCCCTCGAGAGCAACGTCATCACGCACGGCCTGCCCTACCCGGACAACGCCGCCACCGCCCGCAAGGTGGAGGACGCGGTACGGGCCGGCGGCGCGGTGCCCGCGACGATCTGCATCGAGGCCGGCGAGATCCGCGTCGGCATGTCGGACTCCGACATCGAGCGCTTCGCTTCCCTGCCGAACATCCCCAAGGTGTCCAGCCGGGACCTGCCCGTCGTCCTCGCGCAGGGCGGCCTGGGTGCCACCACCGTGGCCTCCTCGGTCGTGGCGGCGGAGCTCGCGGGGATCCCGTTCTTCTCGTCCGCCGGCATCGGCGGTGTGCACCGGGGCGCCCAGGACACCTGGGACGTGTCCTCGGACCTGATCCAGTTCACCCGTTCCAAGGTCGCCGTCGTCTGCGCGGGCGCGAAGATGATCCTCGACCTCGGTCTGACGCTCGAGTACCTGGAGACGCAGTGCGTCCCCGTCGTCGCCTACCGCTCGGACGACTTCCCCGCTTTCTACTGCCGTACGAGCGGCCACAAGGCGCCCCACCGCCTGGACGACGAGCAGGTCATCGCCCGCGCCGTCGAGGCCCACTGGGCCCTCGGCAACAACAGCTCCTTCCTGATCACCACCCCGGTCAGGGAAGAGGACGCCATCGACTCCGTCGAGGTGGACACGGCCATCCGCGCCGCCGTCGCCGAGGCCACCCGTGACGGCGTCTCGGGCCAGGCCATCACCAAGTACCTGATGCGGGCGGTCGACGCCGCCACGGACGGCCGTTCCGCCAAGGCCAACATGGCCGTCCTCGCCTCCTGCGCCGAGGCGGCCGGCCGCCTGGCCGTCGCGCACTCCAAGCACCTCGCCGAGCTCGCGGGCCGCTAG
- a CDS encoding tautomerase family protein, translating into MPHIHVRHYPRDFTAEQLRAIDEAVTAAVTRTFATGEETVSISLEPVTPEDWDTQVLAEIAARPDLLVKRPGYWNES; encoded by the coding sequence GTGCCCCACATCCACGTCAGGCACTACCCGCGGGACTTCACGGCCGAGCAGCTGAGGGCGATCGACGAGGCGGTCACCGCCGCCGTGACGCGGACCTTCGCCACCGGCGAGGAAACCGTCTCGATCTCCCTGGAGCCGGTCACACCGGAGGACTGGGACACCCAGGTCCTCGCCGAGATAGCGGCCCGCCCGGACCTGCTGGTCAAGCGGCCCGGCTACTGGAACGAGAGTTGA